From the genome of Ptychodera flava strain L36383 chromosome 22, AS_Pfla_20210202, whole genome shotgun sequence, one region includes:
- the LOC139122744 gene encoding uncharacterized protein: MIGGSTSDVSIEVAEVLTTLQVSQISYGATSSELSSDDFPFFMRTVPSDVDQAAAIVDVIASLDWRYVSVVFTDNEYGTDMRDKFTAAVRESDICIAMSLLLNVDATTAEFDFVVESLETQVQSRVAILFTSDIQTAKLLQAAEKKGLTDIQWFGTDTWGDRVFIAENATSTSRGAITLQFKRRTSDKFKEYFTSLPAYNNARNPWWSQWYMHHFQCNLNVWGIDKPFDVPCPWNLELSEGFVEEAGVGYVTNAVWAFAKGMHEAMLELCPNKTNHLCHEVVLNPEVLNAKILEAKFKGHGDVDFSFDNYRNGPAEYDILNLQVINNTLQHVKIGEWTSGKLHLNSQQIKTYNSSGQVVPLPTFKCEGRCLECLHVTDAKPKHTELPGKLQIAGLFAVHEQGDHRIECGSIREEGITYVEAMLHAIDVINSNSSILPGITLGATVLDTCSSASQAVRELSPLLSGAYFMSNDRPSSSVPVIAGVVGADTNEVTSSLVQTADSYKYSLVSYGATTSLLSNQAAHPFFLRTVPSDENLSDMLVDVITYFGWPYVSVVRSDDLFKKAAMETFMKKAETSHVCVTTIVEIGTPADYNMAVEKLSNFGDTGAVVLFTNPTDTRNIVQKSASDGKGHLWLFTDDVTQPSFWQGAAPPRDGLSVALGSNTNLQQYLSQLDPRDNERNPWFAQYWRDSFQCNLPGDSEYSKDCDPKLTMPTPGYPLVGYVTTAVNAIAKGMHDLLTTKCGAQAEGMCSDFIAATPEEFLASITEATFSSSDGPFKFTDGHGPAKYEIWKTSQGGQPTKIGSWNNHSLSVPSKPSLPDVPSVPDVDCRTVECALCVQQMFPASTVGASVASKNPVNPPVTQMPVFTTNQKPSPMTDKVTDSKRPPLPPAAQTHRVFRLDGGSIWEIIVLCLTAVGVISSFMALLFYFLNFATQSSESLPGVLTFFFSLESSFCTS, from the exons ATGATCGGTGGCAGCACCAGTGATGTGTCTATCGAGGTTGCAGAGGTTCTGACGACCTTGCAAGTCAGCCAGATCAGCTACGGTGCAACATCTTCTGAGCTCAGCAGTGATGACTTTCCGTTCTTCATGAGGACCGTGCCATCAGATGTCGACCAGGCGGCCGCCATCGTGGATGTCATCGCATCACTTGACTGGAGGTACGTCTCTGTCGTGTTCACGGACAATGAGTATGGCACCGACATGCGTGATAAATTCACGGCAGCAGTGAGGGAGAGTGACATCTGCATAGCCATGAGCTTGCTCCTCAATGTGGATGCGACCACCGCGGAGTTTGACTTCGTGGTTGAGTCTTTGGAAACTCAAGTTCAGTCGAGAGTTGCCATACTCTTCACAAGCGACATCCAGACTGCAAAGTTGTTGCAAGCTGCCGAGAAAAAGGGACTTACAGACATTCAGTGGTTCGGAACAGACACTTGGGGTGACCGGGTCTTCATCGCTGAGAACGCGACATCCACCTCAAGGGGTGCTATCACCCTGCAGTTCAAGAGGCGCACCTCTGATAAATTCAAGGAGTATTTCACATCGCTGCCAGCCTACAACAACGCACGCAACCCTTGGTGGTCTCAGTGGTACATGCACCACTTCCAGTGCAATCTCAACGTATGGGGAATTGACAAGCCATTTGACGTTCCCTGTCCATGGAATCTGGAACTTTCTGAAGGATTCGTCGAAGAAGCCGGTGTCGGCTATGTAACCAATGCAGTCTGGGCGTTTGCCAAAGGCATGCACGAGGCTATGCTTGAACTGTGTCCGAACAAGACAAATCACCTGTGTCACGAAGTGGTCCTAAATCCGGAAGTGCTCAATGCGAAGATCCTCGAAGCAAAATTCAAAGGTCATGGGGATGTGGATTTCAGCTTTGACAATTACAGGAATGGTCCTGCTGAATATGACATTTTGAATCTTCAAGTGATCAATAACACCCTGCAACATGTCAAG ATTGGTGAATGGACGTCTGGAAAACTGCACTTGAACTCCCAACAAATCAAAACTTATAATTCCAGTGGCCAGGTGGTGCCTCTTCCAACATTTAAATGTGAGGGCCGGTGTCTTGAATGTCTCCATGTGACTGATGCCAAACCAAAACATACCGAGCTTCCAGGAAAGCTGCAGATCGCAGGGCTCTTTGCTGTTCACGAACAAGGTGACCACCGAATCGAGTGCGGCAGCATACGGGAAGAAGGGATCACGTATGTTGAAGCAATGTTGCATGCCATAGATGTCATCAACAGCAATTCCTCAATCCTGCCGGGGATCACTCTTGGTGCCACCGTCCTTGACACATGCTCCAGCGCCTCCCAAGCCGTCAGGGAGTTGTCGCCGTTGCTGAGCGGTGCATATTTCATGAGCAACGATCGTCCATCATCGTCAGTGCCAGTGATTGCTGGTGTAGTAGGTGCTGACACTAATGAAGTCACCAGCAGTCTTGTGCAGACAGCAGATTCATACAAGTACAGTCTT GTCAGCTATGGTGCAACAACATCATTGCTTAGCAACCAAGCAGCGCATCCTTTCTTCCTCCGCACTGTCCCTAGTGACGAGAATCTATCAGACATGTTGGTTGATGTGATAACTTACTTTGGATGGCCGTATGTCTCGGTGGTCAGGTCAGATGATCTGTTTAAGAAAGCTG CAATGGAAACATTCATGAAGAAAGCCGAAACAAGCCACGTCTGCGTGACAACAATAGTGGAAATCGGTACTCCTGCAGATTACAACATGGCCGTTGAAAAACTGTCCAATTTTGGTGATACTGGTGCTGTGGTACTGTTTACAAATCCAACAGATACTAGAAATATTGTCCAAAAATCTGCGTCAGATGGTAAAGGACATTTGTGGCTCTTCACTGACGATGTCACTCAGCCGTCGTTTTGGCAAGGTGCAGCGCCCCCTAGGGACGGACTGTCAGTTGCTCTGGGGTCAAATACAAACCTGCAGCAGTACCTCAGTCAGTTGGACCCAAGAGACAATGAACGGAATCCATGGTTTGCTCAGTATTGGCGGGACAGCTTCCAGTGTAATTTGCCCGGAGACAGCGAATACAGCAAGGACTGTGACCCAAAGCTGACAATGCCCACACCGGGATATCCGCTAGTGGGTTATGTCACGACCGCAGTAAATGCCATTGCCAAGGGCATGCATGATCTGTTGACGACAAAGTGTGGTGCACAGGCTGAGGGTATGTGCTCAGATTTCATCGCTGCCACACCAGAAGAGTTCTTGGCGAGCATTACAGAAGCAACATTCTCAAGTTCAGATGGACCGTTCAAGTTCACAGACGGACACGGACCGGCCAAGTATGAAATCTGGAAAACAAGTCAAGGGGGACAGCCTACCAAG ATTGGTTCTTGGAACAACCATTCTCTCTCAGTACCATCAAAGCCATCCCTGCCTGACGTACCCAGTGTCCCAGATGTGGACTGCCGTACAGTGGAATGTGCCCTATGTGTCCAGCAGATGTTTCCAGCATCAACTGTAGGCGCTTCAGTTGCCTCCAAGAACCCAGTGAACCCCCCAGTTACTCAAATGCCTGTATTCACCACAAATCAAAAGCCCAGCCCGATGACAGATAAGGTGACAGATTCCAAAAGACCGCCATTACCACCAGCAGCACAGACACATCGCGTTTTCAGACTGGATGGCGGAAGTATTTGGGAAATTATTGTGCTGTGTTTGACTGCTGTTGGTGTTATCAGTTCATTCATGGCTttgcttttttactttttaaactTCGCCACCCAATCATCCGAGAGTCTTCCTGGAGTCTTAACATTCTTCTTCTCCTTGGAATCATCCTTCTGTACCTCCTGA
- the LOC139123354 gene encoding metabotropic glutamate receptor 1-like has product MCFAALFVKAVRVYRIGKHERRISGPKPKFISALSQTIFYSGVMLSELLLVVEWLLVDPPGVVFQDGAFVCRQGIEAFITSLLYVYLLIVVTTVIAFLARNSSDVFHESLYILITCVGSILTIITWAIVAVKGPEGYERPAICFGILLNTTLIFILMFIPKIRLILTKHEFFDNASITSNITISDGRSGAFQNPTYNVYGDAVKVDAEDDSKERQSTEDSSAADQDDINPQLVSQNTTSF; this is encoded by the exons ATGTGCTTTGCGGCCCTCTTTGTGAAAGCCGTGCGCGTCTACCGCATCGGCAAGCACGAGCGGCGCATTTCAGGACCCAAGCCCAAATTCATAAGTGCATTGAGCCAGACAATCTTCTACAGTGGCGTGATGCTGAGTGAGTTGCTTCTTGTGGTTGAGTGGTTGCTGGTGGATCCACCCGGTGTCGTCTTCCAAGATGGTGCATTTGTTTGTAGACAGGGCATTGAAGCGTTCATCACGTCGTTGCTCTATGTCTATCTCTTGATCGTCGTGACAACTGTGATAGCATTCCTGGCCAGGAACTCCTCGGACGTTTTTCATGAAAGCCTGTACATTTTGATAACATGCGTTG GTTCAATTTTAACCATTATTACCTGGGCTATTGTGGCTGTCAAGGGGCCGGAAGGTTACGAGAGACCGGCCATCTGTTTTGGAATACTCCTCAACACAACTCTCATCTTCATTCTGATGTTTATTCCAAAGATCCGACTCATTCTCACCAAACATGAATTTTTCGACAATGCCTCCATCACGTCGAACATCACCATATCGGACGGAAGGAGCGGTGCTTTCCAGAATCCGACGTACAACGTCTACGGAGACGCTGTCAAAG TCGACGCGGAAGATGACAGCAAAGAGAGGCAGTCCACAGAAGATTCGTCAGCAGCTGACCAAGATGATATTAATCCTcaacttgtgtcacagaataCGACTAGTTTCTAA